One genomic window of Magnolia sinica isolate HGM2019 chromosome 3, MsV1, whole genome shotgun sequence includes the following:
- the LOC131239265 gene encoding nudix hydrolase 12, mitochondrial-like: MSALLARTGRHRQRYENDFRLVAGCIPYRLKENEDNLTGDLENRLEVLMISSPNRLDLVFPKGGWEDDESVGEAACREALEEAGVRGRLDENALGVWQFRSKSKQNCHGMEGYCKGYMFALEVTEELEFWPEKSSHERRWLNVGEAFELCRYEWMRRALEAFLRYLSDECKRRTREDAVAVAVEVAEHLNLAPSCFVNASTPSASTNPINALC, from the exons ATGTCGGCTTTGCTAGCTCGGACGGGTAGACACCGGCAGCGTTATGAGAATGATTTTCGACTTGTTGCAGG GTGTATTCCTTACAGGCTGAAAGAAAATGAAGACAATCTCACTGGTGACTTAGAAAACAGGTTGGAAGTTCTTATGATTTCTTCCCCAAATCGTCTAGACCTCGTGTTTCCAAAG GGTGGTTGGGAGGATGATGAGTCTGTGGGTGAAGCTGCCTGCCGTGAAGCGTTGGAGGAAGCCGGAGTGAGAGGAAGACTTGAT GAAAATGCGCTGGGGGTTTGGCAATTTAGAAGCAAGAGCAAACAAAACTGTCATGGCATGGAAGGATATTGCAAGGGTTACATGTTTGCACTGGAGGTGACGGAAGAGCTTGAATTCTGGCCGGAGAAGTCTAGCCACGAAAGAAGATGG CTGAACGTCGGGGAAGCATTTGAGCTCTGCCGTTATGAGTGGATGCGTAGAGCTCTGGAAGCATTCTTGAGATACCTGTCGGATGAATGCAAGCGTCGGACGAGGGAGGATGCTGTGGCGGTTGCAGTGGAAGTGGCTGAGCATTTAAATTTAGCACCAAGCTGCTTTGTGAATGCTTCGACACCTAGTGCATCCACAAATCCCATAAATGCATTGTGTTAG